A window of Rhodothermales bacterium genomic DNA:
ATGTACTGACCGCGCCGCTGGGCCTTCCTGTGGTCGTGGGACGGGCCTCGGACTGGGCCCTCCTCCTGGTGGAGGAACGCCGGTTCCGGGACGTCACCTGGCAGGATGACCGGGAGGAAATCGAGCGCCGCTTGGCTCCCTTTGTGCGGGAATACCGGACCATCCAGGCGCTGCGCGCGTCCACACCCCTCAGCGTCGACTCGACCCTGTTCAACGCGCTTGCCACCGATCCCCGCTGAGCCCCATGCGAACCTCCCGACACGACCTGCTGGACGCCTTCGAGGAGCGGGTCGCCCTGCAATACGAGCTCTACAACAGCCTCTTCCTGACCCTTCCATTCGAAACCATCCGGAAGACCGGCGCGCTGCTGCCGCTGCTGGCGCGGGCCTGCGAGGAGGGCATGGCACACGGACGCCCACCTGCGGACATCCTGGAGGGCTTCCGTGCGGAGCATGCATCCGATGCATCCGATGCCGAATTCCGGGACATGCTGTTCCGCTTCGTGCAGTACGTGGAGCGCCAGGTGGTGCTGTTCGATGCGTTGGAAGAAGCGGCCTTCGAGCACGTCCATGACCTGGATGGCGACGGATCCATCGGGCAACTGCTGGACCGGGCCGCGTGGTCCGACGAGACGGCGACCGTCCGTGAACGGTTGGCCGACATGCGCTTGCGGGTGGTGCTGACGGCGCATCCCACCCAATTCTACCCGGACACCGTGCTCGGTATAATCACCGACCTTGAGGCGGCCATCCGCGCATCGAATGCGAAACGCGTCGGTACGCTGCTCATGCAGCTCGGGCGGACGCCGTTCATGCGCAAGGAAAAACCCACGCCGCTGGACGAGGCCGAAGGCCTCATCTGGTACCTGGAGCACGTGTTCTTCCATGCCGTTCCGGACGTGGTGTCCCGCGTGGCCGACCAAGCCGGGCTGGACCGCCCTGACGAACACCTGCCGGAGCTCATCCGGGTCGGATTCTGGCCCGGAGGGGACCGCGACGGCAATCCGTTCGTGACATCGGAGACCACGCTGCGCGTGGCAGCCCGCCTGCGGGAGGCCATCCTGGGAGCCTACCTGAGCGAAACCGAACAGCTGCGGCGGCGGATAACGTTTCGTGGCGTAAGCGAGGACGTGCAGCGGGTGGAGGCCCGGTTGCGGGAGGCCCTCACCGGTACAGCCGGAGCCGGAAACGGGGCGAATATCGGTGCGGAGGACTTCCGGGATGCCCTGCGCGCCATCCGCGATCGCCTCCACGCCGAGCACGACGGCCTGTTCGCCGAACTCGTGACCGACGTATTGATCCGTGTGGCCTGTTTCGGATTCCATTTCGCGGCCATGGACGTCCGTCAGGATGCCGGCATCCATGCCGAATTGTTGGAGGCATTGGACAGGGGGGATGCGCCGCCGTCCGATGTGCACGCCGACGTGCTGCCGACACTCGAGGCCATCCGGGACATCCAACGGCGGAACGGGGAGGTGGCGCTCAACCGATACGTCATCTCGCATGCGACGTCGGCCGCGGACGTCACGAACGTCCTGGAGCTGGCCCACCGGAGCGGCTGGGTGGATCCGGTCGCGCTGGACGTGATTCCGCTCTTCGAGACCGTTCCGGACCTCGTGGCGGCGCCCGAGGTCATGCGTGCCCTGTTGTCCGACGAAACGTACCGGGCGCACGTCCGGCAGCGGGGCGACCGGCAAACGGTCATGCTCGGGTTCTCCGACGGTACCAAGGACGGCGGATTCCTGGCGGCGAACTGGTCCATTTTCAAGGCCAAGGAGGCCATTACGGCGGCTGTGGCCGACTTCGGCGTCACGGTAGCCTTCTTTGACGGTCGCGGCGGACCGCCGGCTCGGGGCGGGGGGAAAACGCACGCCTATTATGCCGCCATGGGGGACCGGGTGGCTGGCGATGATATCCAGTTGACCATCCAGGGGCAGACCATTACCTCGAACTTCGGCACCGTGCAGGCGGCGGCCTACAATCTGGAGCAACTGCTGACGGCGGGACTGGGCCGCGGGATTGGACGGGGCAGCACGCTGTCCGACGCGCAGCGGACCCTTTTGGATACGCTGGCCCGGGAAAGCCTGGATGCGTACCGGACACTCAAGGAGGACCCGCTCTTCCTGGACTACATGGAGGCGCTCGGGCCACTGTCCCACTATGGCGATACGAACATCGGCAGCCGTCCGGCCCGGCGCGGACGCTCGGCCAAACTCACCTTGTCCGATCTGCGGGCCATCCCGTTCGTCGGCACGTGGCATCAGATGAAGCAGAACGTCCCCGGGTATTTCGGATTCGGGGCCGCCCTGGCCCGGCATGACCTCGGCGAACTCCGGGAGTTGCACGCATCGAGTGCCTTGTTCCGGGCGCTCGTGGAGAACAGCATGATGGCACTCTCCAAGTCGTGCTTTCCGCTCACGGCCCAGTGGGGGGATCACCCGGAGTACGGACGCCTGTGGCACGCCATCCACGAGGAATACGAGCGGACCCGGAGCCTGCTCTGCGCGGTCGCGGGGCAGGATGACCTGCTGGTGGCCCAACCCGTCGGGCGTCGGTCCATCGCGCTGCGGGAGACCATCGTGTTGCCGCTCCTGGTCATCCAGCAGGTAGCGTTGAATGAGGCCCGGGCAGACGCCACGGACGCGGCAGAAGCCTGGAGCGCGTTGGTCACCCGCACCATGTACGGCATCATAAACGCCGGGCGGAATTCCGCCTGAGCGCAAGCCCGGGCTGCCTGGAGCGCCGTCTGAAAAAGGGAGCGGTCCCGCACCAAGAACCCTATGCAGCCAGACAGGAGGTTCGGGGGGACCGCTGATTGCCAGTTGGGGGAGCCGATACCCAAACGGCAACGCCCGAAGGATATCCACGGCATGTTTCTGCAGGATTACCAAATGTGGACTTTGTGTGGACAACCACAAAAAATCGGGGATAATCCGGGGGAAACGTTCAGGAAAAACCCTGTTAACGACGCAAGCTCTTTAAAAACAGTTACTTGAGGTTTACCTGTTTTGCAGGAGTGCCCGGAAACGCGCGAAGAACGTTTTCATGGACCGGCGTGGACAACCTGTGGACAATGTCCAAATCAGGTGAGCACCTTCTCGTAGCCGTCAATGTCTTCCAGCACCGTTCCGGTGCCGCGGACCACGGCGGTGAGGGGGTCTTCCGCCACGTAGACCGGCAGGTCGACCCGCCCCCGGATCATGGCGTCCAGGCCCTTCAGCATGGCACCTCCACCCGTAAGCATGATGCCCCGCTCCAGGATGTCGGCACCGAGTTCCGGCGGCGTCCGTTCCAGGCAACGGATGACGGCCGCGGCAATCTGGCCGACGGGTTCACGCAGCGCCTCGCGGACGTCCTCGGACGAGATGGTCCGGACTTTCGGGATGCCACTCACGAGATCGCGTCCCTTGACGGAAAGCTCCAGTTCCGGATCCAGCTCGATGGCCGAACCGACCTCACGCTTTATCCGCTCGGCCGTACGCGATCCGATGAGCAGGTTGTGGTTGCGCTTGA
This region includes:
- a CDS encoding phosphoenolpyruvate carboxylase; this encodes MRTSRHDLLDAFEERVALQYELYNSLFLTLPFETIRKTGALLPLLARACEEGMAHGRPPADILEGFRAEHASDASDAEFRDMLFRFVQYVERQVVLFDALEEAAFEHVHDLDGDGSIGQLLDRAAWSDETATVRERLADMRLRVVLTAHPTQFYPDTVLGIITDLEAAIRASNAKRVGTLLMQLGRTPFMRKEKPTPLDEAEGLIWYLEHVFFHAVPDVVSRVADQAGLDRPDEHLPELIRVGFWPGGDRDGNPFVTSETTLRVAARLREAILGAYLSETEQLRRRITFRGVSEDVQRVEARLREALTGTAGAGNGANIGAEDFRDALRAIRDRLHAEHDGLFAELVTDVLIRVACFGFHFAAMDVRQDAGIHAELLEALDRGDAPPSDVHADVLPTLEAIRDIQRRNGEVALNRYVISHATSAADVTNVLELAHRSGWVDPVALDVIPLFETVPDLVAAPEVMRALLSDETYRAHVRQRGDRQTVMLGFSDGTKDGGFLAANWSIFKAKEAITAAVADFGVTVAFFDGRGGPPARGGGKTHAYYAAMGDRVAGDDIQLTIQGQTITSNFGTVQAAAYNLEQLLTAGLGRGIGRGSTLSDAQRTLLDTLARESLDAYRTLKEDPLFLDYMEALGPLSHYGDTNIGSRPARRGRSAKLTLSDLRAIPFVGTWHQMKQNVPGYFGFGAALARHDLGELRELHASSALFRALVENSMMALSKSCFPLTAQWGDHPEYGRLWHAIHEEYERTRSLLCAVAGQDDLLVAQPVGRRSIALRETIVLPLLVIQQVALNEARADATDAAEAWSALVTRTMYGIINAGRNSA